GTATTTTAAAATCTCCATCTGACTATGAAGATTACATGGCCTTTGAATTGGCTCCGAGGCCACCTTCTCTCTTTAACGGAGCAGCAGCGATGAGAAAAACAGCTAAGTCAGCACTTTGTGATGTTATAGAAATGAGCACACCTACCCTTCATAGTTGGCCTCAAGACTGTGTTTATGTATTGGACGGAGGACATTTGCTTTATCATGCTGTTTGGCCTAAGCCTGCCacatatgaacaaattatttcagGATATGTTGAATTTATTCGCATCCATTACGGTTCAAGTGTAACCGTAGTTTTTGACGGCTATGAGGGACCAGCGACCACAAAGAACCAAGAGCAAGATAGAAGAGCATGTCGAATTCAATCAAGAACAATACATTTCGACTTAAACATGACAGCATCAGTGACTCAGGCTGAATTTCTTGGTAACGCTGCAAATAAAAGCCGACTTATAAGTGAACTGAAATCACATTTTGATCGAACTGGCTTTTCAGTTGTACAAGCTGTAGCAGATGCTGACTTTTTGATTGCTTCAACAGCTCTTCAGCAGTGTTCTAAAGGTATGAAAACAGCTGTGGTTGGTACAGACACTGATCTTCTAGCACTTCTTGTGCATGGAGTTAAAAGTTCTGATACATTATTCTTCATCAAACCAGAAGGCAGTAAAGGTTCCTACAAAGTTTACCCAGTAGCTGAAATTAGTAGTAACTTAGGCAATATGAAAGACTGTATACTGTTTGCACACGCATTTTCTGGATGCGATACAACATCCGCCACGTTTAGAAAAGGGAAGAAAGTGCCATGGAAAGTGTTGGAAAAAAGTGCGGAACTTcaaaaaatgtcaaacattttcaaagatcCAACTGCTGAGCCTGACATGTTAACATCATGTGGAGAACAATACTTTCTTGCGATATACGGAGATACAAAGTGCAAAACATTAAATGAACTAAGGTACTTTATGTTCAATAAACTGATAGCTAGACAGAAGATTACTTCAAGCTTTGATTTGTCTGTTTTACCACCCACTTCAGATGCCGCACGCTTACACACCTTGCGGGTTTACTATCAAGTGCAGAAATGGCTTGGGAAGGATCTGGATCCATGTTCATGGGATTGGCTTGAAAAAGACGGTGTTCTTGTACCACAATCTATGACTTTGCCACCGGCACCTGATAAACTCTTGAATTTCATTACATGTGATTGCAAGAAAGAGTGTGCCCGATCGTGTGATTGCATAAGGTCAGGATTAGCTTGTTCGGCAATGTGTGCTCATTGTCAAGGCAGAGACTGCAACAACACACTGCAGACAATTGATTTAGAGGAAGAGGACGTTGATAGTAACTAAAGGTCAGTTTTAAACAAGATAGTGGATACAACACACTGTTCAATACAATTGCTTTTTGACATAAcggttgtaaattttaaaatcattaaaataaattaaaattgggtatcatattgaatatagttaacatgatttgtacaaatattattttaaattaataatattttatgattgtacttaaaaatgtaattgttaaaccattaaattttactgtattctgtacattatttatttaataccatgctaatgttatactttttagaCCATTGACCACGTTCATTCTACATACTTCAACTGGAGTTTATTCATATACCAGTTTATTTCCCaactgaaatatacatttaaagaaagaaaataaagtgtAGTGTTGACGGAaaaccattgataaaataaaaatataggagaaaaaaacttcagtattaaaaccttaacaataaagagtaaatcaacatttttttgttggttaacaatttttcatgcactaactaaaactgattaaaagaaaatcatcataatattttgtagcttatatttttctgaattaaacaCAGTTGTTATTTTTCCTCCATCTGCTTTTGTTCTCGAGTAATGTGCGTTTAAGTAAGCCGCGCCCCCCTCCCCCCTTTATTTCGTTAAAACGGGGGACGCACACGGGGGACGGGCGGGGACTTTTAGGATGTGATTTGGTATACCATAATGGACATCTGTgcaaaaaattagctttatacCTCGCATTTCCGGGTAAAAACCTAGATTGACTGGGCTATTAAGCATttcagaaacttagattttagtgtgTCAAGGCtaataaacttgttaaaaatatgattaccTGTTAATACTATAGTTCATCATTTATATTCCGTAGAGATTTTTTCCCATAATGAACTTTATTTTCTCTATATCAAGAGCTTTTTTTAAAGCTTCAAAGTGGTATGGACAACTAATCCATCCAATCAGATTATAGAAAATTGCAATATATCAAGAAATGAAATAACAAATCTCAAagcaacaaattttgaattaattaataatatttgaaaattttcaaaactaattgtgtataattaattagtaGGTATTTAGAGATGGCACATGAATTCTACCTTTAATTTAATGTGcgtcaaaatatatattttaagtataactcTGTGCGTATTAAGTTTCCCTAAAAGTATTACTAAATATTCTCCAAAACTAACCCTAATTATTGatcagaaatagtttatttattaaagttctgTTTTCACTAATGACTTAACAGTACatagatatttattgaaatcCTCAGGGTATGTTATGATtcatattatcatatattatgaAGTTTCAAcctagacaatagacaataattctttatttacatcattcATTGAGAACAGTAAATGTGTCACCAAAACCACTACAAATATTCAAAAGTCTTTCTCCAGTTTTCAAATTCGTCCACTGTGTAGAAGGGGCGCTGTTGTAGCCATGCTATGATGTTTCTTCTCAACTTTTTCTCACAGTGAGCGTTTTTCACCTCTTCCGGCAGGATGTTGAGGAATTTTGCTCCCAAATATGTTGGTTGTTTTTCATAGAGTGTGAGATGATGGATCGGAAGTACTATGGCTCTTCTAGTGTTATAATTGTGTATATCAGTTCCTCTCTGCAGGTTTTGCTTTTTAGCATGTAAGGCAGTTTCTAGGATGAAAAGGCTCACTACAATCAACACCCTTAGTTCTTTAAAGACTGTGCAGCATGATTCTTTGTGTCCAAGGCCAGCTAGAATGCGAACTGCCTTTTTTTGCAGAACTAGGACCCTCTTTGTGGTTGTTCTAGAGGAATTACCCCACACCGCTATCCCATATCGGACATGTGCCTCAAACAGAGCAAAGTACGCCGCTTTTGTAGTGTCATCACTAGATATATGTCTCAGCCGTCGTAGCACATACAGAGCTGAGCTGAGTTTACAGCACAACTTGTCTAGGTGGTCAGACCAGGTAAGTTTATCATCTATCACTACTCCTAAGTATGTTATTTGTGACACTTCTTGTATCACATCTGGTAGTCCTGCAATTTCCTCTCTTTTCTTCCCAATGATAAGCTGTTGACTTTTTTTCTCATTCAGTACCAGGCTGTTAGCATGACAATATTAGTGTGCCATTCCCAAGGCAACAAAAGATTGTATTTCCAGATCAGTAGCCTTTTTGTTTTTTAGCAACAGTGCGGTATTGTCAGCATACATAATTGTATTGCTGTAGTCTTCGAGGTAGCGAGGAAGGTCActtgtaaatattatgtacagGACAGGCCCCAGAACCAAGCCCTGCGGAACTCCTGATTTAATTATGGCTTGTTTAGATATAGTTTCCACAAAGACATCTGATTTGAGGCTTTTGATCTCTACCGCTTGGGATCTGTTAGTCAAGTAGCTTTCAAACCATTTACCTGCAGTACACCTTACTCCCatgttctttagttttatttttagactaacTAGCAATCAGAATTGTAGTTAACATGGATAGTAGTGTAACATGTATACAAGTGTAATTGTGTATTccttgaattttattaaaatcactcTGAACCGTATTTAGAGTAAAAGCTACTCTTTATATTTGGGTTTTCATCTGGTTTAGTCTTTATGCACTTAATGTAGTTAATAATTTCCTAATTTTAGGTTCAATTGCAATACTGTGAAGTGCTTACCAACAACTAGGTacaaaggtattttaaaatttacccaaactacaatttaaatttatttcacatttgAATGTTGAGTTGGATCTCTAAATTCACTCTATTCACTTTGTCATTATTTAGATTAGAGTTGACTAAATAACAGGTATATTGGAAACAGGTATGAATAAACAATGAAAGTCGTAACGAATGCTTTATATGGTTTCATAGAATGGTGAAACAAGAAGATGGaagtttatttaaactaatgGTTACTGTAAAGAtaataatgttgaataaaacaaaacttatttttattacaaatactacaCTAGAATTAGTTTTGTACCTGAAAGGGAAGTAACataatatacacagtagaatttTCAgctaaataaattttctgattgacATAATTATATGAGGCTTCGataattagtaacaataataCTTGTACAGTTGATAATTCAACAACGTTTTACATGGTCAGCTTACAGACTGATTGTTGATATGAATGGGCAGTATGCTATATTGAGCTATCTTCAGTTGTATTATTGCACTCTTGATATAAACCAAATTCAGAAATCTCAATATGCATGCTATAGTTGATATGTAAAGACAACCTAAAAATCCAAGTTTTCAGATATTTAAgggaaaagtaaaaaataattacttttattagaaAACATGCACAGGCCAATCTAATTTGCACTGTCATgtattttaatgttctataatttttgttgaggttaatatttttattattgcagattttataacaaaatattgcatctaataaaaaaatgtaccttTTCAAAAATGAGCGTCAGTTGATTTTAGTAATAAAGTTGACCATCTTTTCATTTTGGATTTTTAGTATGGTTCAGCAAAGCTTTCCAAACAGAAAACAACTAACATACATtctacaggttgattaattttgcATTGTATAATATCCCAAACTAGTGAAGAAAACCGGATATTTCTGAACATTTACCattcaaaaaatcagtaacagtacaTTTCAAGGTCTGTAATCTGATACCTTCTttaggtggataactaacctaatacatagctacaatctaggttaaagtaaacaaaccaTACCAGCGTATGAGCGTTGTGACATGGATAAGTCAGGAACTACAACAACCATCTTTGTGTTGACTTCATTCAagcacactatctctaaaacatgcactaaataaaatcaaaacattaattattaaaactgaactaaaaaataCGGATTACAATAGAACTGCACTGAATGAGCAACCACAAAGAACTGTGCAGTTGCTTTGGTATATTAACATATACTACATAAAACAAACTTAATAGATTAAATTCATACCGTCTTTTAAAAGTGGTTTACTCAATGTTGGAAAACAAagcaaaaactacaaaaaaacatatattttcaatttgtttaaagatattcacacatacattacatatttaattatgttacagAATTTCATTATGCAtaagatatttacaaaacttgTGGCAAAATTGGATTACATCAGGATGAAGATCTAATGCGACATCTTTAAGGAATGTATTAACAGAAGGATGATTCACATCAAGATAGTATTGACTATCTTTTTTGATAAAAGTGAGCTTAGTTTCATCAGCTTCTTCTGCAAGTAAACTTTCATAGAGAGTGTGCTGAGGAAAATATGCTTTCAAGATGTCATTCAATTTGTGGTGGAATCCTTCTGGCAGCtaaaaaataagcaatgaaataattaaaaatgtgtatggTGGATAACCTTGTGTTGAATGGATACAACACAGTATATTGtctatttattgcaatataactaattaaaaatgttgtagtgaattaaatactaatgaattgaaagaaagaaaataaaattaaaattagtaccTGAGAGAAACTGATGGAAATTCTCTCCAATTCAGAAGTGGAAATAtgttcaatttctgttaaagaaCTTGGAGAAACTTTCAAATCTTGATCACATTGTTCAGTTCGGTAGACATTATGAACCTCTCCTAAAATTTCTCTTTCCAAATCTAAAACCTCGGCAAcgttcattttgaaataaacatcaATAGGATTGCAACTACTGTTAAAATTATGAGTGTTTCCAAAGTTCACTACAATCCTAGAAGTGTAGTTGGTTTTCAAGTGATAGTAGTTGTTTGTTGCTGTTGCAACATTCAGTCCAAAATCAATGCATAtctgttaaaaaaagttaataagtgccattagtaaatagtaaatacaatattaaacattgaaGAATATCTAATGATTATTAAACTATCTTTTAATGTCCTTTTAAAAGCTGCCTAGATTGAAAAGCCATTCTAAGACTAAAAAGACATTTCAATAAAAGCAGTATGtgttacattgaaatatttaaatctaacttgatttattgttttaccaCTGtgttacattttcctttttttttgtaaGCATGAATTTTTggtgcatatttatttattactgtataatttgttattatatattgtaattaataaattaaaagtgtttactgagtgaaaaacttaaaatttacctATTTTGAATcagagataaatatttattttactaagggTAAGTATTTCACCAttagttattttgatttttacatataatagtacggaaaaataaaaattaacaaaattaacatcaTAGCCAGATTATTTATATGACAGTGAGTgccaatataatttttgtaataatagtcACTGGTAACAAAAGAATTACAGTAGTTTTTGTTGTAATATCAaaatacttaatacaaaattaatgataatGGTAAAATAAACTCATATTAAGTGAAGTATGAGGAATCTTGATAACATTCAGAGAAGGTAAATGAagtaatagttttgaaatgaataGAAAAGAATTCTTATATTACCTTAGGTCCAAGGTACGACTGGTTAGGGGTGTAAACAGCAGAAAATCCACAAGTTCCTATGATAGGAAGTTTTAGTAAATGCTTTTCCAGAAAGTAACCAACAGAGAGCATATCACCTAAACCACTGAAAAAAGAGAACACTGAAGGAATCAATATATAAGCCTGAAAAAGTATGGGACTTCTACATCAGCATGTGATTTGctagatataaataattactaaaacaattttttgcatTATTCTTACTTCGTGAAGCACTAAGTGAATTGGCCCGTTGGCATAGCTAATATGTTTAATGAAGATTTCTCAGTTTCAATCATGTTAAAAAATTTAGACTCTCTGAGAAATTCCACTATCTCAATTTgcttaagaataaataattataaacaagagtatgtaatttttataaatttgtattcaaatcCTTCTCAACACACAGAAGATAAGCAACTCCACTCCATATTGTCCTCCAttcttaatatacattttattagtgtTTGTGCATGAGTTCAAGTTTGATCAAGTTTGCAACTGTTGATGACACTCATTTGTTGgcaatataattgaaaatttctaaaaaatctggaatttcctaaatttttttgCTTTGGTATTTGAGTATTAAAACCATGTTGTCATCAAAATAACAATCTGTTAGCTAGTACACATGGAAAATTTTCATCTGCATTTGCTACACAAAAAAACAGAAAGGACTTGTGGTTGTCTACGGAACAAAACTGCGGTATTCTAAAGAAGTATTCATCAAACCATTTCTGAGCATAAGAGAAAAACAATCTCTGACatgattcaaaaacattttgatcTAAAAAAATGTAAGAGTTTTTAGGGCAATCAAAGTAATGTAATTTTTGCTCaactgacaaaataaaaaacatgaatgttacaaaaataaagctATAACAATAAAGAAGTCATGCAATTGCTAGATTTATCTATCATTCCTTGTTCCTGCTAGGGTATGAAATGCTAGGGGAGGTTGTTGCTTTGTGGTTTATTTTGCACTGACCACAATTCTTGTGTGTCAGAGTAGAAATACCCACCAAATCTTAAAATCTTATGCTGGACCAATGTTCCACTCTCATTCTTACTTACTTATTTtaccatttgtaaaataaaaatattttaaaaggcaaATACTGGGGatgaattatttagtaattaaaagtaataactaataacaacTTTTATGAGAGGGATATAAAAATTACCTAtcccatttaataatttaaagtaataactaataacaacTTTTATGAGAGGGATATACAAATTACCTGTCCCATTtagtaattaaaagtattaactaATAACAACTTGTATTATTGACACAGAAGGATATGAAAATTACCTGACTTTGAGAAACACATGAAGTCATACATACGAGTGCTTCAATAATAATGTTCATCCAGTCTTAATGAAAATACGTTTTGTTTTAATGTAGAATACTTTGCTTACATGGTGTCAAATCCAAATAAGGTTTACTTATGCCAATTGCTTTCAAATCCTGGTATATTTATACCTAAagcatgaaaataataatattcaagaaCAACTTTGCAAGAGATTGCTTCTCTTCTAAGAAAACGTGTTTGTTTCCATTACAAATTACACATGACACAGTTTCAGGCTGTTTTAGATCTGTACATTCTAAGTTTTCATGCTTAACGtctttcttttataattatgtggtatttttatcaaaagaaaagAGCAAGCACCACTCctcttattaaaaaatgtaaaatgatattAGATGCTACATGaaaagacaataataataaataaacaaagtaataattcaCAGTCTATAATATTGGTAAATGAATATACTTACTTAAGAATATCTGAGCTATATAATTCTCTCACTGACTGTTTAAGAACACCACTTCCATCTTTTTCACATCCAAATGATTCAGTTTTAAAAGAGTATACGCCTCCTCgtatttcagttaatttttcCTAAACAACGTAAAAATTAGAAAGttaataaattgttgaaatatcTGGACAAATGTCATTGAgacatttaattattgtataacttACACTGCTTTCAGATTGATCAATTATTGGTGAAAGTGTTTTGCACGATTCACATGACTCAGAAAGAGCATCATACGTGTCGTCGTAAGTTATTGTGaatgtagtgtatttagtgtgagaagtactaagttggtaggtatccatagtgatatttaatgtctgcaccagtgatgttggcagtatgtattgtcaggcgatgtaacatacgatgtggtctaaaagaataaagaatgctcataggctgctctcctgtgacgtcacatcacgccactaccctacaaccaacggtcccaagctggccagccagcagtccacccggagtccaccaccagacaccgacatgtaacctccgcgtcccgtccgttcctttacgagcggtcctagagcaatgttactctaaatgtgtagttttaattattcttccccGACCCATAGaaagtacagtgtcgacccgcatacattacagtggcgacgaggaaaacaactgcaacagtggaacgtcgcttacagtggcgacgaggaaaacaactgcaacagtggaacgtcgcttacagtggcgacgatgaaaacaactgcaacagtgaattacagtgatttagtgcggaagggcaacaagcgtaatgaacacgtgcaaataaccgcgaatgtgcaaggacattccggacattccaaacggtcgggagtagtaaggtacgccgatcgatataaactattcttggtgtaagcagcgcacaagctgattttaatcgttgcaattatgccgttagacgattatttttaccggggacattttaaacagtttattacggagtgtacaagaaaacaaaatggcaactatcgggtctatgggttattttgatagtgcggaagaatcgtggcagtcttatatagagagatttgagttttttattgattgtaatgatatcgataattcaaagaaactaagcactttgttgacagttatgggtgtaaggacctatacgttactgaaagactaattacaccagacaaaccgtctgacaagtcgtacaaggaaattgtggacactatagcgaatcatctgcatcccaagccttcttttatcacggaaagatttaaatttagtaggcggaatcaattggatcatgaaacggttagcgattatattgtgcatttaaaacagttatctaagtattgtgaatttggtgataaattgccagactacttaagggacagattagtcgcgggtctgcgagaccaacagatacagaaaagacttctcggggaggagaacctcacttatgaaaaagccgtgcaactagctactgcaatggaatttgctgagaagggggcggcccagatgacaactgcaggaggacgtattcaccggatgcagagcagcgggtcgataccgaaaaggacacaggcggcgagcatcgcagcgagacggtcatcggacggcgggaaggcgctgggagacatcacctgctattgttgcggcaagcgaggatcacacacaacatcgcaatgtcggtttcgtgagtacacgtgtaatcattgtaaaaagaagggacaccttgaaagagtttgtagatcgaaaaattatgttaacaaacctaatgagaacaaaccaaatgttttttacaaataggtctaaggagctttcagctaaaagggaaacagttttacagcaataaaaagcaatatgtttttacaaaggtaggcagcactatgtagaggaaaaaaaaaagtaaagaatcagcagagtccggttcagataatcactggaaaacataaagacaatgacgatgtgtatgacatttccaatctatttacggttaaagaaatagaaactaagattaataaattgagccaataacggtacagttattagtggaaagtaaggaaattgtatttgaagtcgatagtggagcttgtgtttcagttatgtcagaaaaagattgtaagactaagttaggaaatataaacatgtatccaactagcttagtattaagttcatatacacatgaaaagatcaggcctttaggtaaggttatggtcaatgtacaacataaaggtaaagagaaacaattagctttatacatcgtagctaatggggctaatcccttgttagggcgtgattggatgcaagcattagatttaacagttagagtgcctagtaatgtaaacaatgtacagtcagccgatcgcacgagcatggtgggggttgtgccaactgcaggcggcagcgcggcagacgcatgcacgcctgtcagtggaagccacaacacacctgtagaggtaaacaaacaaacatctgtcaatccgtctgttgtcaacaacaacaaacaagtagaattactgtacaatgagtttccaaatgtatttacggataagttgggatgtttcaagggtgcaccagttaaattaaagttaaaagaaaatgtagtaccaaaatactttaaacctaggacgtaaccttttacacttaaagaaaagtagaagccgagctgactagactagaacaagagaacgttatttcaccagtagataccagtgaatgggggactccccattgtaccaattattaaggctaaatgggaaaataagaatttgtggggattataaaataactgtaaatcctttcttggaggtagaccgacacccgttaccgaaaattgaagaaatatttgccagcctacaaaacggagaaaaattctctaaaatagatttatcttcagcttatcagcagcttaaactagatgtagatagtcaaaacgtattgtacaattagcacacacaaaggattgtatgcttacaatcgcctatgttttggtatcagttcagcaccgggaatattccagagaataatagaacgaacattacaaggtatcccgggggtaactgtatttttagatgacatttcaagtaacaggtaaaaacaatgaggaacacatgcatagacttagactagtgtgtcaaagacttgaagacaatgggtttcacagtgagcaagaacaaatgtaaatttttctgtgacagtttagaatatttaggttttgttatcagtaaacaagggttgcataccgcacctagtaaggttgaagcaattgtcaaggcacctgaacctcaaaatgtgacacagcttaaagccttccttggtcttgttaattactattcacgtttcattcctaggatatccactattttaaccccaatgtatcagttgttaagaaaggataccgattttgtattttaatttagcatgtaagaaggcactacaagagattaagcaaaagttaatctctgctgaagttttagcgcattatgatcctgcattaccactagtggtagccagtgatgctaatccatatggcattgcatcagttttgagtcagattcaatacgacggtacagaaagacctatatcattcgcaagtagagtgtttaaatagcgctgagaaaaaactattcacaaatagataaggaagcattaagcattgtatttggtgttaagaaatttagtcaatatttatatggtacacagtttttgttaaagactgatcataagcctttagtggctatttttggaccaaagaaagggttacctgctttcgcagccagtaggttacaacgatacgctttgtttttaagtggttttccaatatgagattgtgtatgttaagtcccaaaaccatggcaatgcgatggtttatctagattacctgtaaatagtgagattaaagatgaaatctcggatgatgaccttaatattaatgtcataggtacctatttgcagtgtttagctgaaaatgacataccattaagctatgtagacataaaaagagaaatcaatggtagatagtgaaatcaaaaaaggtaatatcctatgtagaattaggttggcctattgtaactgaaccagatctaaagccattttgaaattagacagtcggaattaacccttgagcaaggaatcctaatgtggggggtacagggtggtaatacctaaaaggttcagaataaacattctgaacgaattgcatacttcacacataggtattgttcgcatgaaggcattagcccgtgcatatgtatggtggcctaatatcgaccgggacatagaacaactagctaacagctgtgcagcctgtttggaggaacgagcaaaaccgcccaaggctttcctgcatcataggaatgttccggaacgagttttggtctcgaattcatattgattttttggaccttttcagtccaagttatttttggtggtaaaagatgcgtactctaagtggccagaggtgttgcccgttgcttcaacggcagctgttcacacgattgtgaaattaagggaattatttagtaggtatggtaattgtagaccacatagtgtccgacaacggaccaccttttaccagtcaagagtttaaagaatttttgatgtcaaatagtatcaaacacacgttttcaccaccataccacccagaaaccaatggtttggcagaacggtcagtcagaactattaaaataaattgaaaacagctcttcataattccaaggatttagaattagctttgagtaacttcctgttcacttatagaaatacagtgcattctactaccaatctatcgccagctcaattaatgttgggcagatcgctaaagtctaggttagatttaatttcgcccaaatgttaaagcaataatgtcagataatcaagaaaaaacaacgattgtactataggggtagtaaaaactagacagttagctattggacaaccaatcatagccagagattacagatgtagaaataagtg
This genomic stretch from Homalodisca vitripennis isolate AUS2020 chromosome 6, UT_GWSS_2.1, whole genome shotgun sequence harbors:
- the LOC124364618 gene encoding uncharacterized protein LOC124364618; amino-acid sequence: MLSVGYFLEKHLLKLPIIGTCGFSAVYTPNQSYLGPKICIDFGLNVATATNNYYHLKTNYTSRIVVNFGNTHNFNSSCNPIDVYFKMNVAEVLDLEREILGEVHNVYRTEQCDQDLKVSPSSLTEIEHISTSELERISISFSQLPEGFHHKLNDILKAYFPQHTLYESLLAEEADETKLTFIKKDSQYYLDVNHPSVNTFLKDVALDLHPDVIQFCHKFCKYLMHNEIL